A window from Brucella sp. BE17 encodes these proteins:
- a CDS encoding FadR/GntR family transcriptional regulator: protein MKTLTARTIENLRTLIADGTLETGDKLPTLAELGDHLDVSRTVIREAIAALRSEGLLEARHGVGIFIRDSSKATLPPDATSMLEPLANLSLPFMDLLELRMAFEVHAAGLAAQRRSWAQEANMWDALKQFETSIDNDDALDELDFIFHSAITEATNNLAFIEFFSVMSLKILPRPAFSRDLNPSLITTDYIRNTVAEHRAICEAISAGDATQAREAMQAHLTRSHQRYRGFSDNHASPLSNVVGKSS, encoded by the coding sequence TTGAAAACACTGACCGCAAGAACAATAGAAAACCTGAGGACATTGATCGCGGACGGGACGTTGGAGACCGGTGACAAGCTACCAACGCTTGCCGAATTGGGTGATCATCTTGACGTGAGCCGAACCGTAATCCGTGAAGCAATCGCAGCATTGCGTTCTGAAGGATTGCTGGAAGCCAGACATGGCGTTGGAATTTTCATCCGCGATTCGAGCAAGGCTACCCTCCCTCCAGACGCGACTTCAATGCTGGAGCCGCTGGCAAACCTGTCACTCCCCTTCATGGATCTTCTCGAGTTACGCATGGCCTTCGAGGTGCACGCCGCAGGCCTTGCCGCTCAACGCCGCTCCTGGGCGCAAGAGGCCAACATGTGGGACGCTCTTAAACAATTCGAGACCTCGATCGACAATGATGATGCGCTGGACGAACTCGATTTCATTTTTCACAGCGCCATTACAGAGGCTACAAACAATTTGGCTTTCATCGAATTTTTTAGCGTGATGAGCCTGAAAATCCTGCCGCGGCCAGCCTTTTCCCGCGATCTCAACCCTTCGCTTATCACAACGGATTACATCCGTAATACAGTGGCCGAACATCGCGCAATCTGCGAAGCGATCAGTGCAGGCGATGCCACTCAGGCACGCGAAGCGATGCAGGCTCATTTGACCAGAAGCCATCAGCGCTACCGCGGCTTCTCGGATAATCACGCCTCACCGCTCAGCAACGTTGTCGGCAAGTCAAGCTGA
- a CDS encoding RidA family protein, protein MGLVSSRLKELGLVLPEITSPSGTYVPYRLSGQTLYISGQVPRVDGVDCYLGLVGATMDVAEAYQAARVCALNLLARASAALDGDLDRISACLQVRGFVNAVPEFKGHPAVIDGASDLLVEVLGEKGRHARTALGAGSLPRGFAVEVEAIFEVQP, encoded by the coding sequence ATGGGATTGGTTTCATCCAGATTGAAGGAATTGGGCCTTGTCCTGCCCGAAATCACATCACCCAGCGGAACCTATGTTCCTTACCGGCTGAGCGGTCAAACGCTCTATATTTCCGGTCAGGTGCCGCGCGTTGATGGTGTCGACTGCTATCTTGGATTGGTGGGCGCTACCATGGATGTCGCGGAAGCCTATCAGGCGGCCCGTGTCTGTGCGCTCAACCTGCTTGCGCGGGCATCCGCAGCCCTTGATGGCGATCTCGACCGCATTTCGGCCTGTCTTCAGGTCCGCGGCTTCGTCAACGCCGTTCCTGAGTTCAAGGGTCACCCGGCGGTGATCGATGGCGCGTCTGATCTTTTGGTTGAGGTTCTGGGCGAAAAGGGACGCCATGCGCGCACGGCACTGGGTGCCGGTTCGCTCCCGCGCGGTTTTGCCGTCGAGGTCGAAGCCATATTCGAAGTACAGCCTTGA
- a CDS encoding amino acid ABC transporter ATP-binding protein, translating into MTDKAIKMSSVNKWYGQLHVLKDINLDVNRGEHIVLCGPSGSGKSTLIRCINYLEEIQDGAIDVNGTRLGNTGANVDHIRRDVGMVFQQFNLFPHMTVLENCMLAPRRVHKSSTADAKEKAMHFLKRVHIAEQAEKHPAQLSGGQQQRVAIARALCMGPKIMLFDEPTSALDPEMVKEVLDTMISLADDGITMICVTHEMGFARAVAHRVIFMDRGEIIESAPPSEFFSNPRHERAKAFLGQILNH; encoded by the coding sequence ATGACTGATAAAGCCATCAAGATGAGTTCGGTCAATAAATGGTATGGCCAGCTTCATGTTCTAAAAGACATCAATCTGGATGTGAACCGCGGCGAGCATATCGTGTTATGCGGACCATCTGGCTCGGGCAAGTCGACTCTTATCCGCTGTATCAACTATCTTGAAGAAATTCAGGATGGGGCAATAGACGTCAATGGCACGCGTCTTGGAAATACAGGCGCGAATGTCGATCACATCCGTCGCGATGTTGGCATGGTATTTCAGCAGTTTAACCTGTTTCCGCATATGACGGTGCTGGAAAACTGCATGTTGGCACCGCGCCGTGTGCACAAATCCTCGACAGCAGACGCTAAAGAAAAGGCGATGCATTTTTTGAAGCGTGTCCACATCGCCGAACAGGCCGAAAAACATCCCGCGCAGCTCTCCGGCGGCCAGCAGCAGCGTGTGGCGATTGCGCGCGCGCTATGCATGGGTCCCAAGATTATGCTGTTCGATGAGCCGACCTCGGCGCTCGATCCTGAAATGGTCAAGGAAGTGCTCGACACCATGATCAGCCTTGCCGACGACGGCATCACCATGATCTGCGTAACCCATGAAATGGGCTTTGCGCGTGCCGTCGCTCACCGCGTCATTTTCATGGATCGCGGCGAAATCATCGAAAGCGCGCCACCCAGTGAATTCTTCAGCAATCCCAGACACGAACGCGCCAAGGCGTTCTTGGGCCAAATTCTCAACCACTGA
- a CDS encoding amino acid ABC transporter permease has product MQYTFDMGPILAAWPALLNGAIQTLKISSISMVLGLTLGIVFMLMRMSSVRVISLTAFGYIELIRNTPFLVQLFFIFFGMPTLGITLSAEQAAILAMTLNCAAYAAEIVRGGVESIKAGQVEAGKALGLHTFDIYRFIIFRPAIRAVYPALCSQFILMMLNSSLVASISAEELTYVGQMIDSETFRSFEIYFVLGVIYLALSQFFSIVLQVIGRTYFSYPSK; this is encoded by the coding sequence ATGCAATATACATTTGACATGGGACCGATTCTGGCAGCATGGCCCGCACTTCTAAACGGTGCGATCCAGACGCTGAAAATTTCGTCCATTTCCATGGTTCTGGGCTTAACGCTCGGCATTGTCTTCATGCTGATGCGCATGAGTTCGGTGCGTGTGATTTCACTCACAGCTTTCGGCTATATCGAATTGATCCGTAACACACCTTTTCTGGTGCAGTTGTTCTTTATCTTCTTCGGCATGCCGACGCTGGGAATCACGCTCTCGGCAGAACAGGCAGCTATCCTCGCCATGACGCTCAATTGCGCGGCCTATGCGGCAGAAATCGTGCGCGGCGGTGTCGAGTCGATCAAGGCAGGGCAGGTCGAGGCCGGTAAGGCGCTGGGGCTGCATACATTCGACATATATCGTTTCATCATCTTCCGCCCGGCTATTCGCGCGGTTTATCCGGCCCTTTGCAGCCAGTTTATTCTGATGATGCTCAACTCCAGTCTTGTCGCGTCGATCTCCGCGGAAGAACTCACCTATGTCGGACAGATGATCGATTCCGAAACGTTTCGCAGCTTTGAAATCTATTTCGTGCTCGGCGTCATCTATCTCGCACTTTCGCAGTTCTTCTCCATCGTTCTGCAAGTCATCGGCAGAACCTATTTCTCCTACCCGTCGAAGTGA
- a CDS encoding amino acid ABC transporter permease: MIRSFGFSEFLFILQGAQWTVILCILAFTFGGLGGLLVALGRTSTRKWLRYLMATYIQIFQGTPLLIQLFFVYFGLPILGIRVDIWVALITGLSLHASAFLGEIWRGSIQAVPAGQDEAARALGVGYFYRMKDVVLPQAFRIGLPATIGFLVNLIKGTALAALLGLTELTRSGQLMANITFEPMKVYGTVGLIYFIICVPLTYYSARIEKRLNASR, from the coding sequence ATGATACGCAGTTTTGGTTTCTCAGAATTTCTCTTCATTCTTCAGGGAGCACAGTGGACGGTGATCCTGTGCATTCTGGCCTTCACCTTCGGCGGTCTTGGCGGGCTTCTGGTAGCTCTTGGGCGGACGTCCACAAGAAAATGGCTGCGCTATCTGATGGCGACCTATATCCAGATTTTTCAGGGCACGCCGCTGCTGATACAGCTTTTCTTTGTCTATTTCGGCCTGCCGATCCTGGGTATCCGGGTCGATATATGGGTGGCGCTGATCACCGGTCTGTCACTGCATGCCAGCGCATTTTTGGGCGAAATCTGGCGTGGCAGCATTCAGGCTGTACCTGCGGGGCAGGACGAGGCCGCCCGCGCATTGGGGGTCGGGTATTTCTATCGCATGAAGGACGTGGTGCTGCCGCAGGCATTTCGCATAGGCCTTCCGGCGACAATCGGATTTCTGGTCAATCTGATCAAGGGAACGGCGCTGGCCGCCCTTCTCGGACTGACGGAACTCACCCGTTCGGGGCAGTTGATGGCCAATATCACTTTCGAGCCGATGAAGGTCTACGGCACGGTGGGGCTCATCTATTTCATCATTTGCGTTCCACTCACCTATTACAGCGCCCGGATCGAGAAGCGTCTCAATGCTTCGCGATAA
- a CDS encoding transporter substrate-binding domain-containing protein, which translates to MRKNQSNQVKSTRGKNMINRVYKRSTIALTLATSMIVSALNVGASEAASPEEIKAKGVAVIGVQMDQFPWGFIDENGQNGGYDIDVANLIAKELGVKVKFERVTGQNRIPLVTNGMVDFLVPSMTITPERAKVIQFVLPYSANDITVWGKKDADIKGNDDLANYTIGVNRGSSFEPILKKVAPAGTKIKGFDDDATTVQALLSGQVDAILGSLTYGLVIENTGNGDKYERKYKAADNIQAMAVRKGDQEMLDYLNDFVTRHNADGSLDELYKKWIGVDRPELPTTLEGVDFTGKQ; encoded by the coding sequence ATGCGTAAAAACCAAAGCAATCAGGTAAAATCAACCAGAGGTAAGAACATGATCAATCGGGTTTACAAGCGTTCGACAATCGCTCTCACTTTAGCCACCAGCATGATCGTATCGGCATTGAATGTCGGTGCGTCCGAGGCAGCCAGCCCGGAAGAAATCAAGGCCAAGGGCGTGGCGGTGATTGGTGTGCAAATGGACCAGTTTCCATGGGGCTTTATCGATGAGAATGGCCAGAACGGCGGTTACGACATCGATGTTGCCAACCTTATTGCCAAGGAGCTGGGCGTCAAGGTCAAGTTTGAGCGCGTAACGGGACAAAACCGCATTCCGCTGGTTACCAATGGTATGGTGGATTTTCTCGTACCCTCGATGACAATTACGCCGGAACGCGCCAAGGTCATCCAGTTCGTGCTTCCTTACTCGGCCAATGACATCACCGTCTGGGGCAAGAAAGATGCCGACATCAAAGGCAATGACGATCTCGCCAATTACACGATCGGCGTCAATCGGGGCAGCTCTTTCGAGCCGATCCTCAAGAAGGTCGCCCCGGCTGGCACCAAGATCAAGGGTTTTGACGATGACGCGACTACCGTACAGGCGCTTCTTTCAGGACAGGTCGATGCCATTCTCGGCAGCCTTACCTACGGGCTTGTGATTGAGAATACCGGCAATGGCGACAAATATGAGCGCAAATACAAGGCAGCCGATAATATTCAAGCGATGGCTGTGCGCAAGGGCGACCAGGAAATGCTCGATTATCTCAATGATTTTGTGACGCGCCACAACGCGGACGGTTCACTCGACGAGCTTTACAAAAAATGGATTGGCGTCGATCGTCCGGAACTGCCGACAACGCTTGAAGGGGTGGATTTCACCGGCAAGCAGTAA
- a CDS encoding hydantoinase/oxoprolinase family protein, protein MTIDGKLIRVGVDIGGTFTDVAMEVGSTLHSTKVLTDYAFPENAIIKAIREVADKAGIALDQIDTVIHGTTLATNALIERRGAKTALVTTKGFRDVIEMRTESRFEQYDLDIVLPAPLVARNDRLVLDERMGASGEVLKPLDDTEVDALCDRIIAHGYESVGVGFIHSYLNGEHERRFRERLLAKKPDLSVSISCEVSPQMREFQRFNTVCANAYVKPLMASYLNRLVGRLREEGLVAPVFMIHSGGGIISIESAIEFPVRLLESGPAGGAIFAAHIAANHKLDQVVSYDMGGTTAKICLIEQQMPKTSKTFEVARTYRFKKGSGMPISIPVIEMVEIGAGGGSIATVDSMRQIRVGPHSAGSEPGPACYDRGGTHPTVTDADVILGRLDPDGFAGGTMQLSRSASEKAMEADIGSKLGSDVSTSAYGLSEVVDENMSNAARMHAVENGKELSEFTMIAFGGAAPVHAARLCEKLGVIDLLIPPGAGVGSAIGFLRAPFGFESVRSAYSRLSRFEGRAINAVIEELVEEATSFVRSGAPDANPTLECTAYMRYAGQGWEVPVTIDVRDYTDADATLFRTLFDECYERFFGRVIDDLDVEIVSWSLRASADAAPPTPAKPVQKQAEAAISGKRQVFDILEERFLDTAIIEREAMKPGDWISGPAIITERETSTVVTSSREAIMQADGCLLLRAKAA, encoded by the coding sequence ATGACGATAGATGGCAAACTGATCAGGGTCGGTGTCGATATCGGAGGAACTTTTACCGATGTGGCGATGGAAGTAGGCTCCACCCTTCATTCGACCAAGGTGCTGACGGATTATGCATTTCCGGAAAACGCCATCATCAAGGCTATTCGCGAGGTCGCGGATAAGGCAGGCATTGCGCTCGACCAGATCGACACTGTGATCCATGGCACGACGCTTGCAACCAATGCGCTGATCGAACGGCGCGGTGCCAAAACAGCACTTGTAACGACCAAAGGCTTTCGCGATGTGATTGAAATGCGCACCGAAAGCCGTTTCGAGCAATATGATCTCGATATAGTACTTCCCGCGCCGCTTGTAGCGCGCAATGACCGTCTGGTGCTCGATGAGCGCATGGGCGCAAGCGGCGAGGTATTGAAGCCGCTGGATGACACCGAGGTCGATGCGCTTTGCGACCGTATCATTGCGCATGGCTATGAAAGTGTTGGCGTCGGTTTCATCCACTCCTATCTTAATGGCGAGCACGAGCGCCGTTTCCGCGAACGGCTGCTTGCAAAAAAGCCCGATCTTTCGGTCTCGATTTCGTGCGAAGTTTCCCCGCAGATGCGCGAATTCCAGCGCTTTAACACCGTCTGTGCAAATGCTTATGTCAAGCCGCTGATGGCCTCCTATCTTAATCGTCTTGTCGGGCGCTTGCGTGAGGAAGGGCTGGTCGCACCCGTCTTCATGATCCATTCGGGCGGCGGCATCATCAGCATCGAAAGCGCCATCGAATTTCCGGTGCGCCTGCTTGAATCCGGTCCCGCTGGTGGTGCAATCTTTGCCGCCCACATCGCGGCCAATCACAAGCTCGATCAGGTCGTTTCTTACGACATGGGCGGCACGACTGCCAAAATCTGCCTGATCGAACAGCAGATGCCGAAAACCTCCAAAACCTTTGAAGTGGCACGCACCTATCGTTTCAAGAAGGGTAGCGGCATGCCGATTTCCATTCCGGTGATCGAAATGGTCGAGATCGGTGCGGGCGGTGGCTCGATTGCAACCGTCGACAGCATGCGCCAGATCCGCGTCGGCCCGCATAGTGCGGGTTCGGAACCGGGACCAGCCTGCTATGATCGCGGCGGCACGCACCCCACCGTTACCGACGCCGATGTCATTTTAGGCCGTCTTGACCCCGATGGCTTTGCCGGCGGCACTATGCAACTCTCGCGCTCAGCATCGGAGAAGGCGATGGAGGCCGATATCGGCTCCAAACTTGGTTCGGATGTGTCGACTTCCGCCTATGGGTTGAGCGAAGTGGTCGACGAAAATATGAGCAATGCCGCACGCATGCATGCGGTTGAAAACGGTAAGGAATTGTCCGAATTCACCATGATCGCTTTTGGTGGAGCAGCCCCCGTTCATGCCGCGCGCCTTTGTGAAAAACTCGGCGTCATCGACTTGCTTATTCCGCCTGGTGCGGGCGTGGGGTCGGCCATCGGCTTCTTGCGTGCGCCATTCGGTTTTGAATCGGTCCGTAGTGCTTATAGCCGCTTAAGCCGCTTCGAGGGCAGGGCCATCAATGCGGTCATCGAGGAACTGGTTGAAGAAGCAACCTCGTTTGTGCGCTCCGGTGCCCCGGACGCCAACCCGACGCTCGAATGCACGGCCTATATGCGTTATGCAGGCCAAGGCTGGGAAGTGCCTGTGACCATCGATGTACGCGATTACACCGATGCGGACGCTACATTGTTCCGTACGCTGTTCGATGAATGTTATGAGCGTTTCTTTGGCCGTGTCATCGACGATCTCGATGTCGAGATCGTGAGCTGGTCGCTGCGTGCCAGTGCGGATGCCGCGCCGCCCACACCTGCAAAGCCCGTGCAGAAACAGGCAGAGGCCGCAATCTCCGGCAAGCGCCAGGTCTTCGACATTCTCGAAGAGCGTTTTCTAGATACCGCGATTATCGAGCGCGAAGCCATGAAGCCCGGCGATTGGATTTCCGGCCCCGCCATCATCACCGAGCGTGAAACCTCGACCGTTGTCACCTCAAGCCGTGAAGCGATCATGCAGGCAGACGGATGCCTGCTGTTGCGCGCCAAGGCTGCTTAA
- a CDS encoding hydantoinase B/oxoprolinase family protein, producing MTKKPISDVHMQIMWNRLISVVEEQAVTLIRTAFSTSVRESGDLSAGVFNRAGLMIAQAVTGTPGHVNAMAEAVGHFINDIGRENIFEGDVYITNDPWKGTGHLHDFTVVSPSFRKGELTGFFACTAHVVDVGGRGFGPDANEVYEEGIFVPIMKFAERGVVNKDLVNILRNNVRESHQVVGDVYSLAACNEIGHRRLMDMMDEFQLDDLEGLADFIFKRSYDATLELLAALPHGTYSNVMRVDGYGDPIDIAVRIDVHADHILADFDGTSAPSPKGINCPLIYSSAYACYGLKCSLAPEIPNNHASLLPFKVAAPKDCILNAQRPAPVSVRHVLGHLVPDAVLGAVHKMLPGKVPAEGSGALWNLHVSARPLTGKDAPKDGGHRAEVLLFNSGGTGARPHLDGLSATAFPSGVHSMSIEATEHVGPVIFWRKELRDGSGGAGEFRGGLGQVVEIAPTEGHEIYFNAMFDRIKHPPRGREGGENGAAGAVLLDDGTVLNAKGRQHVPAGRSLILQLPGGGGYGPVDKRDAEAVKRDLEYDYVVNG from the coding sequence ATGACAAAGAAACCCATTTCCGATGTCCATATGCAGATCATGTGGAACCGCCTGATTTCCGTTGTCGAAGAACAGGCCGTCACGCTTATCCGCACCGCTTTCAGCACGAGCGTGCGTGAATCGGGCGACCTTTCCGCCGGTGTCTTCAACCGCGCCGGTCTGATGATCGCACAGGCCGTGACCGGCACGCCCGGCCACGTCAATGCCATGGCGGAAGCCGTCGGACATTTCATCAACGATATCGGTCGCGAAAATATTTTTGAGGGCGATGTTTATATCACCAATGACCCATGGAAGGGTACTGGCCATCTTCACGACTTCACCGTTGTATCGCCAAGCTTTCGCAAGGGTGAGCTGACCGGCTTTTTCGCCTGTACGGCCCACGTTGTGGATGTTGGCGGACGCGGTTTTGGCCCCGATGCCAACGAAGTTTATGAAGAAGGCATTTTCGTGCCTATCATGAAATTCGCCGAGCGCGGTGTGGTCAATAAGGATTTGGTGAATATCCTGCGTAACAATGTGCGCGAAAGCCATCAGGTTGTCGGCGACGTCTATTCGCTCGCAGCTTGCAACGAAATCGGCCATCGCCGCCTGATGGACATGATGGACGAGTTTCAGCTCGATGATCTCGAAGGGCTGGCCGACTTCATCTTCAAGCGCAGCTATGATGCAACCCTTGAACTGCTCGCGGCCCTTCCGCATGGCACCTATTCCAACGTCATGCGCGTGGATGGCTATGGTGATCCGATCGATATTGCTGTGCGCATCGATGTGCATGCCGACCACATTCTGGCCGATTTCGATGGCACGTCAGCACCGAGTCCCAAGGGCATCAACTGCCCACTGATCTATTCGTCAGCCTATGCCTGTTATGGGCTTAAATGCTCGCTCGCACCGGAAATTCCCAACAACCACGCGTCGCTCCTGCCATTCAAGGTGGCAGCGCCTAAGGATTGTATCCTGAATGCGCAGCGTCCGGCACCTGTTTCGGTGCGTCACGTGCTTGGTCATCTGGTCCCCGATGCGGTGCTCGGGGCTGTGCACAAGATGTTGCCGGGAAAAGTGCCGGCGGAAGGATCGGGAGCGTTGTGGAATCTGCATGTCAGCGCACGTCCGCTCACAGGCAAGGACGCGCCAAAGGATGGCGGTCATCGCGCGGAAGTGCTTCTTTTCAACAGCGGCGGCACCGGCGCAAGACCACATCTCGACGGCTTAAGTGCCACGGCTTTTCCGAGCGGTGTGCATTCCATGTCGATCGAGGCGACCGAGCATGTCGGCCCGGTCATTTTCTGGCGCAAGGAATTGCGCGATGGTTCGGGTGGTGCCGGTGAGTTTCGCGGTGGTCTCGGTCAGGTGGTCGAAATAGCGCCGACAGAAGGACACGAGATCTATTTCAACGCCATGTTCGACCGCATCAAGCACCCACCGCGCGGCCGTGAAGGCGGTGAAAACGGTGCGGCCGGTGCCGTTCTGCTCGATGACGGAACGGTGCTCAATGCCAAGGGTCGCCAGCATGTGCCGGCCGGTCGTAGCCTGATCCTGCAATTGCCGGGCGGCGGCGGCTATGGGCCGGTCGATAAGCGCGATGCGGAAGCTGTCAAACGCGACCTTGAATATGATTATGTCGTGAATGGATAA
- the kdgD gene encoding 5-dehydro-4-deoxyglucarate dehydratase, translating to MDPQQIKQKLGAGLLSFPVTHFDAEGRFAAESYKAHVEWLSTFDAPVLFAAGGTGEFFSLRPDEIPTIVSAAKEAAGNSDTAIVSGCGYGTDVAIEIAKSAEKAGADGILLLPHYLIDAPQEGLYEHVKRVCQSIGIGVMVYNRDNSVLQADTLARLCDTCPNLVGFKDGVGEIGLVRQITAKMGDRLTYLGGMPTAELFAEAYLGAGFTTYSSAVFNFVPGLAVEFYKALRAGERATCERILNDFFYPFMAIRARRKGYAVAAVKAGVRLQGFAAGPVRSPLSDLTKEEEGMLEALIGNHARKQAA from the coding sequence ATGGATCCGCAACAGATCAAACAAAAGCTCGGCGCTGGCCTGCTTTCTTTTCCGGTAACGCATTTCGATGCGGAAGGTCGCTTCGCAGCTGAAAGCTACAAGGCGCATGTCGAATGGCTTTCCACTTTCGATGCGCCGGTACTTTTCGCCGCTGGCGGTACGGGCGAATTCTTCTCGCTGCGCCCGGATGAGATCCCGACCATCGTGTCAGCGGCCAAGGAAGCCGCCGGCAACAGCGACACCGCTATCGTCTCCGGTTGCGGTTATGGTACTGACGTTGCCATCGAGATCGCAAAATCGGCCGAAAAAGCCGGTGCAGATGGCATCCTGCTTCTGCCGCATTACCTGATCGATGCGCCGCAGGAAGGGCTCTATGAGCATGTCAAGCGCGTCTGCCAGTCGATCGGTATCGGCGTCATGGTCTATAACCGTGACAATTCGGTTCTTCAGGCAGACACCTTGGCCCGCCTTTGTGACACCTGCCCCAATCTGGTCGGTTTCAAGGACGGTGTCGGGGAAATCGGTCTGGTGCGCCAGATCACCGCAAAAATGGGCGACCGCCTGACCTATCTCGGCGGCATGCCGACGGCAGAACTCTTTGCCGAAGCGTATCTGGGCGCCGGTTTTACCACCTATTCCTCAGCCGTGTTCAACTTTGTGCCGGGCCTGGCTGTCGAGTTCTACAAGGCATTGCGAGCTGGCGAACGCGCAACATGCGAACGCATCCTCAATGATTTCTTCTATCCGTTCATGGCCATTCGCGCCCGTCGCAAAGGTTATGCGGTTGCTGCCGTCAAGGCTGGTGTGCGCCTGCAGGGCTTTGCTGCTGGTCCGGTTCGCTCGCCTCTCTCTGACTTGACGAAAGAAGAAGAAGGAATGCTTGAAGCCCTGATCGGCAATCATGCCCGCAAGCAAGCTGCTTAA
- a CDS encoding FadR/GntR family transcriptional regulator, producing the protein MAEKIQPINRSAAGNLVSKVSNELRQSIQSGNFDPGSKLPSEAQLTTQFGVSRTVVREAIAALRADGLVEGRQGSGVFVLEAPRPEALPFQNIDYDRVSSVIEILELRTGVEVEAAGLAALRRSPQQEETIIGCHERVLACMKEGKTTAEADFALHLAIADASNNPRFAEFLSMIGGGIIPRAALQPGPDASTQDYIVRLHSEHGQIVEAILNADEEGAREAMRFHLKGSQTRYRNLLRRNRDNL; encoded by the coding sequence TTGGCAGAAAAAATACAACCGATCAACCGAAGTGCAGCGGGCAATCTCGTCAGCAAGGTGAGCAATGAGCTCAGGCAATCGATTCAATCTGGCAATTTTGATCCTGGCAGCAAATTGCCAAGTGAGGCGCAACTGACAACGCAGTTCGGCGTAAGCCGCACCGTAGTGCGCGAAGCCATTGCAGCACTTCGCGCCGATGGCCTGGTGGAAGGTCGACAGGGCTCGGGCGTTTTCGTTCTTGAAGCCCCTCGCCCCGAAGCACTGCCTTTCCAGAACATCGATTATGACCGCGTCTCCTCGGTGATCGAGATTCTTGAACTACGTACCGGCGTTGAGGTCGAAGCGGCGGGACTTGCTGCTCTGCGTCGCTCCCCGCAGCAGGAAGAAACAATTATTGGCTGCCATGAGCGCGTATTGGCCTGCATGAAAGAAGGTAAGACCACCGCGGAAGCAGATTTTGCCTTGCACCTCGCCATAGCGGATGCCAGCAACAATCCGCGCTTCGCTGAATTTCTGTCGATGATCGGCGGTGGCATCATTCCGCGTGCTGCCCTTCAGCCCGGACCCGACGCCAGCACGCAGGACTATATCGTGCGTCTTCACAGTGAGCATGGACAGATTGTCGAAGCCATACTCAACGCTGATGAGGAAGGCGCACGCGAAGCCATGCGCTTTCACCTCAAAGGCAGCCAGACCCGTTACCGCAACCTGCTGCGACGCAATCGCGACAACTTATAA
- a CDS encoding pore-forming ESAT-6 family protein, with protein sequence MSNMVRVSLAVLLLGAGLAPVSAQQQPTPEQMEMAYTAARNQLGVLKYCQEKGYTDGAAVDVQSKLIGLIPAPSDASKADSAEESGKQGKVSAMGVDQDFAESAKAQNVSEEKLCQTLADTVKQAASQLPN encoded by the coding sequence ATGTCCAATATGGTGCGCGTTTCTCTGGCAGTTCTCTTGCTGGGGGCCGGTCTTGCTCCTGTCTCAGCCCAACAGCAGCCGACACCGGAACAGATGGAAATGGCTTATACTGCCGCCCGTAATCAGCTTGGCGTACTGAAATATTGTCAGGAAAAGGGCTATACAGATGGTGCTGCGGTTGACGTTCAAAGCAAGCTTATCGGTCTGATTCCTGCGCCGTCCGATGCATCCAAAGCCGATTCTGCGGAGGAAAGCGGAAAGCAGGGCAAGGTTTCGGCCATGGGCGTTGATCAGGATTTCGCTGAAAGCGCTAAAGCACAGAACGTTTCCGAAGAAAAGCTTTGCCAGACGCTGGCCGATACGGTCAAGCAGGCGGCGTCGCAACTGCCGAATTAA
- a CDS encoding NADH-quinone oxidoreductase subunit A: MNELLSSYLPIVIFLGIAMVIGVALLVAPFLVAYRQPDPEKLSAYECGFNAFDDARMKFDIRFYLVSILFIIFDLEVAFLFPWAVSFGQIGWFGFLSMMLFLGVLTIGFIYEWKKGALEWD, encoded by the coding sequence ATGAACGAGCTTTTAAGTTCCTATCTGCCGATCGTCATCTTTCTCGGCATCGCTATGGTGATTGGTGTAGCCCTTCTGGTTGCGCCGTTTCTTGTCGCCTATAGACAGCCCGACCCCGAAAAGCTTTCTGCTTACGAGTGCGGGTTCAATGCCTTTGATGACGCTCGCATGAAATTCGACATTCGATTCTATCTCGTGTCGATTCTCTTCATTATCTTCGACCTTGAAGTCGCCTTCCTGTTTCCGTGGGCTGTGTCCTTCGGCCAGATCGGCTGGTTCGGCTTCTTGTCGATGATGCTTTTCCTTGGCGTGCTGACCATCGGCTTCATTTATGAATGGAAGAAGGGAGCGCTGGAATGGGATTGA